attaatcaGAGTGAAATACagtaacaaatttaattttaagtttacACAGATATGATTCACTTAAATTGTTATTGGTATGAAACAGAAAAAATATGCGATAATGTGACAAACGACAACTGTTTCATTTcgatgaaaaattatttcgTGACTGTAGTTTTTACTATATTTCCGAAATATTTGTGCATTTATGTAACCATACAGTTCCTGATATATCAATAatgtattaattagaaaataccATTAAATAAAGAGGGAAAATAAGTTTTgcaattacaaataaaaaggtGTATATTCTTTTCCCACTTTCTCATCTAGATATATtgcaaattcaaataaatgtgACAGAAAGGATTATGTTGGGCAACCTCAAATCTTACCTGGATATTAATTCTACCAATCTGCAACTTTGACTTCATTAAGCCAAGATTTTGAATTCGgcatttaataaatttattaaaagatatatacaaaattggccttacaaaaaatagcaaaagaaCATATATTAGGGTTTGTGCACAGTGCATCTATCTGAACCttgcttatttttatatataaaaaaaatactatatttaagGTTTACCGGAGACCTTGGTTCTCTACATATCTGAATTAACttcagttttaatttatagtcGAAATTATCTAATGATgccatttattttaaatttgattaaattttttgaatcaGGAATGTGAATTGAGATAAATAAAAACCATAAGAAACAGTGaacttttaattctaaaaaagTGTTTATTTGAAGGGAATTATCAAGTGATGATTCAACTTTTGTTGATACTTTTTCCAATCCATGTATGtccatttcatttataaaaatgataaaagggAGCTAGCCTAGGTCttatatttttaactataaaatgtaaagtattataattaattcattatttaaccTATTAAGCTACCAAAAAGATTGGATATAATGCCGATGAACTTTTGTTCCACATTATATATGCTTTAATATTTGCGATTGCTTTGGAAAAAATTATGTCTTGTGattattttcatgaaatttaatatcattgcACTTTCTCCTAATGCATTTTGCTCTACAAATATAGAAACTAATTATGGATTCCCACATATAAGTAAACAAATAGGTCCTTCTACTTTAATACTATTTGTAATCGTCCTCAATATATTTGACAGAATTAGGTCCTGGATTTTTTCttagtattactattattaaaatgaatatccataattatatttagctatactaatatgaaaatttaagaaGTCCACTAAATTTTTAAGGACCCAATTAgaatataacaataattttatataggtCAATGAAACTGTAGTTTCTTAATTGGTTACACTAGCTACTTACCTAtattataacataaaatataactgcatatATGGAACCGTAGTATACCTTCTTAGTTGATTTCATTATTGCCCAATTAATAGTTACTaattaaatgtagaaattggCGAAATTTATTTCTTAGCTGAATGTATATGGGATTTAGATAGGCtgtcaatattaaaaatacgaatagttttaaaaaattaaattagttatgaACAAATAAGATGACTCATGCcatgagaaagagaaagagagagactGGTATTATCGTATTGACATTGGTAATATACATAGATGGCGTTCAGTTGCCATGACgaataatcatgagactatcaatctaggattaagttgtgtgattattttagttggagggggaaggctatgactaattatcacgagactatccatctaggattaagttgtagggtttaatcttatgaaccaaacatgatacatatttaatcatgagatttaatcttaGCAATCGAACATCCCAATAGTTGACGAGTTATCAGATTAACAATTTATGATAGTTAagaattaatcatatatatacactattaatttttgttgtatataaaaatatcatgtcACACACATGTATATGTCTTATGTATATGTGTGATGTATGTATTGAAGAGGTTGAAAATTGAGATTGTCGATTTGTTAGTACTCctataaagattaaaaatgaaGTCTTTGCGAGACGTTGGCATGCTTCTTTGTCACTAAATGCACTCTCTCAATTCCTACCAAAAAGTTGGTTGCTCTTTCGCACCCCTCGACAAAACTAGCCGTAACCGAACCTTTATTTCTTCCACCACgactctctctcactctctctacgttatttcaataaaaacagtttttttttttttgttattttcctttttctttctctttttatttacatataatGATGTTTTGAGAATCATTAAAGATGTCATTTTGTACATggatatgcaattgagaaattttaaaatttaagtgatTTAATATGCATTTTTCTAATCTTATAAGACTGAAAAAAATGAccaaatttcttaatttaaatgactatcatttctttttaaatagtattctttcactatatataaaataggaGCTATTTACGGTTCTTAGatcatgaaaattaattactatggATTCGTTGTCTAGTTGAATGCATTCATGGTTCGAATCGCAAcatagatatatattttttttggaattctTATAATTTACGAGCAAATTCATACATTCTCCAATgcaatttcatgatttatggttcatattttaaaagttgaaTTTATTATAACACCCCAATATATGCACATTTATACACGCTAGCTATCCTTTATAGTACCAACTATATCACCATTCATCATATTCTTTCAAATGCATTAAATATAccatcatttaaaaaatttctagtGTTCCTGTATTCAAGTGTGACACTGACAGTAAATCTCTTTGATGTTTGATTCATACTATTGAGTTTTTAtaagttaaaattaaagatgCTAGATTTTCTGCGTCAAAAGAAtccaatttaattcaatatttgaataaaatggaTATGGATCTACAAATCATAGTAAGTTGCATCTTTGAATATGCTTTGTTTGATAATTAAAGTCTTGTACTATGATTAACTAATCAAGTTTAATCCCGATGGAAATATTCAAAACCCACAAATTTTTAGACacttttaaaatcaaattctgTCCTAAATGAAAGGTTAAtctatatatagataataaatttttagtttggtaAATGATTCTGCTCCTGGGATGTATATTACTTATGATGTATGACATCTAGCTAGCTTAATttaagatataattttatcgTTAAATCTAGAataacaaaaggaaaaaaaaaaggatacaCCTCTCAACCactcatgtatatatattatgattcgccactataattatatttatacaaaccTAACTATAGAATTCTTCCAaccaaattcacaaataaaatagtcCACCAGGCggtattgtttttttttttttgcaacaTTAGGTATATAATATAGGGgtcttattctaatgcttatagcaccctaatccaaaatcaagactaaatctcgacccttggattttaaaatgagtggatgagattaaagctcacaaatctcaatgaatagtagacaaaatatcaacaaaagggtaatatcgtcattatgttatcatatgataattttcgtgggtgtttttttatatcaacattgtgtattataaatatcaacaatatgatataagaatatcaacattagtacaagaaaatatcaacacatatttattgagatttttacatttGGTTTTAtcgagattttttgatgtatttgctGATAAAAATCTCAAGATCAACATTTACttaaaactacaataaaaaatatcaaatttcatcatctgaacgtcgtcggaacatatgcaattgagatctcgttggaatccttattaaattatctttaatttgatatattttttatgaaaaaataatttaaattgagagagttacgtaaatttaaagatttgagatgattttgaggagagagaaagtagttagttataattactacatttgacattaatacccttttaatttaattaataattatttaaatttaaaatatattacacttgacattattaaccacaagatcttctaatctaatggttgaaaattggtcttaatttagaattggtaattagttagcaatttattACATCCCTATCCCTATAATATAGTACCCCATATTATTTCAAGTATCATTATATTTCCTGTGTACATTAGCaacatcaatatatatagaatcCTATAGATATACTCTTAAAGACActacaataaattatattgtctatataaattataaaggtataaataatttaagaggattaattaaatactatttaTGTCAATTTGTGGGTCAGAACTATGATGTTTACTTGTAATTAATCAAGTGGACACAATTTACTTCCTTCATTCCCTGATGTGACCACCCCACTCCCCATCTACGATCTATATACACGCATATGCGtatatatatttcttgttCGTGAATTTGCAgttaaacttttaaaaaaaaagatgataaaaataataaatagaagcTGCCTCATCTTTAGCCAACAGAGCTCCATGTTTACTGTTAACAGTGctgtagtaataaaatttagtgtTTGGACGAATTTATCTGGATATGGACAACCTTGACTAACTCTAACTGcgtgtttttttaaaaaaaaaaataaaaaaaaagaaagaattctTTTACTGTGCGTGACGAAGGTTATGTTTGTCTTCAAGTGATGACCAAAAGATACGAAAATGAGAGCCCCGGTGGGGTGGTGGCTGAGGGGGCGGTGGCCCCCCCAAGCCTTCGCCGCTTCCGGACACTCTATATGGGACGTACGTGGGCTCACCATCAACCCTCTCTATGTATATGTACATGTGTATGTAACTCTGCATGCACAttatcatcattattattttaattattaattatctcTTTTAGTTAGgattgagagagaataaaaattaaaaagggaTATGTGTTAGCGGCTGTGGACGACACCAAACACAGGAAGACCCTAAGTAGCATCTTTTTCGAAAACCTCATGTTTTCACTGAAAGCAAGGGAATACATTACAGTGATTAAATTTGGgggaaatagaaatagaaatagagcATCACATCACGCACATAATTATCTATCTATGCCTTGATATTATTTCCCCTTTTTCCCctccttctctctcatctcctctctctttccctcttACCTTCAATTTAGCTGTAAATTCCCACTCCTCCTCGCTGCATCTTCTTCATTCTTCCATTTCTGCAcctctctctttatttatatatatcttttttgatgagaaaaaGCTGGTAATTAAATCTGGAATCAGCACAAATCGAAGATTGTGATTAATTAAACATGGCAGCTTCTTCTTCCTCGCCTTTCCTCTCATTAAGAGATGAAAACGAGCAGccacagcagcagcagcagcttcTCCCTTCAGCAGCCGCGGCGGCGCCGGCGAACAAGAGGCGGCGGAACCAGCCGGGAAATCCAAGCAAGTATCAGAACCCCCTTTCTTAAATCtgcatgaaattaatttactaaCAAATCGAGATTTATAACTAGTATGATTAAAACGACAGATCCGGATGCGGAGGTAATCGCGCTGTCGCCGAAGACGCTAATGGCGACGAACCGGTTCGTGTGCGAGGTGTGCAACAAAGGGTTCCAGAGGGAGCAGAATCTGCAGCTGCACCGGCGCGGCCACAACCTGCCGTGGAAGCTCCGGCAGAAGAGCACAAAGGAGGTGCGGCGGAAGGTGTATCTCTGCCCGGAGCCGAGCTGCGTCCACCACGACCCGTCCCGGGCGCTCGGCGACCTCACCGGAATCAAAAAACACTACTCGCGAAAACACGGCGAGAAGAAATACAAATGCGAGAAATGCTCCAAAAAATACGCCGTCCATTCCGATTGGAAAGCCCATTCCAAAACCTGCGGCACCAGAGAGTACAGATGCGACTGCGGCACTCTCTTCTCCAGGTGATTCATTTCAATCCCtaattaacaattttattatgtcaattttgtgattaatttgGGGGTTTTAGGGCTTGgattccttttctattttcccTGCACATGAAAAAGTTACCTCACGGGATTGGAAAGTTCTCAGCTTTTGCAACAGTTACTAATTATGGCTCTCtttctcacacacacaaatgagaaaataaacttggattccctttttttttttattggttttgGAGTTTTGCTCTAATATTTCGTTTTGTTCTTTGGAGGTTTGCCTGTCAAAAAAATGGCTCCACGTGAATTCGCACTGGAAAACGCCATGACCTAAGAGgggtttttttgtttgagaattctctctctatctttgGAACATCCGTCCTAAAACGATTACTCAGACTTGGTCTGGTTTTAccttattaaaaaatgtggaaagaatttaatttcacacaTATGATTTTGGTTTTACCACTTGGAGTTCACGTGGTAGcataaaaaagttattaagATACCAGGTTTGTTCTCTTGTGGGTTGGCTAGATGTGTTCACCACTGTACTTGTTGCAGGTATCCATTTTCATGATAATGTTTTTTGAGTGTCCAACATCCATTCCCACCTATAACCCATctttcccctctctctctctctctctctctctcaattatTTGAACAACACTACCTATCCATGTTGTGCCAGTGTTTTCATTTCTAAACTTTATAGTACTCCACCACACTCTTGGTTGATTTGCTCTATAGAGGAATCTTTCATTATAGGCTCATTTCTAGCTCTATTTACTTATAGGCTCATTGTTTTGGTTGACAAATAAAGGGGGTTTTGCCATATTAGAGGGCATTGTTCTTTATAAATCAGTTGATCAGGTGTTTGCAGAAATgttcctttttaaaatttggtggTGTAATAGGTGATTTGATGCAATGATGAATATGTTTGAATGGAAGAAACTCTTCTacctaactttttcaattatgtataCATATGCCCTTGTCTCTTTTCTCCAAATTACATTGTGCATTCTCTCCTTCAAATATATCTATAAACCATCCTACcaactagtagtattatactcctatattctATTCGGTAAGATTCCATTGCTCACGACTGCACAGCCAAAAtctccatatttttattattttggctAATCCCATTTCCACAATTCCACCTAATTCACTTCCAATTTCTAGatgttttgcaattttataCAAATAAGTATCATTAATATCTTATGTAGATATCATATTAGATCCTCATACAATTTGACATATATATGTTGCAGGCGTGACAGTTTCATCACACACCGAGCCTTCTGCGACGCGCTGGCTCAGGAGAGCGCGCGGAACCTGAACGCGCCGTCGCTAACCAGCATAGGGAGCCACCTCTTAGGGCTCTCCCAACATGATCAGATGAACCAAGGAGCCCTATCAAGTCATGACATACTCAGACTGGGCAGGCCCGGCCAGCAATACGAAACCCTAGTCAGCCCGGGAGGGTTCCGCCCCTCCCCGCGTGGGCTATTCCTGCACCCAAATCACGATCACGACCATCAAGATCATCAAAATCAATCTCCCCATAGTGCCATGCTGCCCAACAAGTCATCATTGCAAAGCCTCATGCAACTTCCCCAGCTCCACATGAACAACACTGCCAACACCTCCTCCAACTCTTCCGCTGCCGGTCTCTTCAACCTCAGCTTTTTCCCcggcaacaacaacaacaacgcCGCCTCCACCATGGATGGCGGCGCTCACCACTCCGCTGCTGGAGATGACTCCACCCTCTTCTCATCTggtaaaatcaaaatctaaaaCCCTAGCCTCAAGTCTCAACAAAACCCCCAATTTAGGACTAATCCATTGAATAATCATCAGGTAATCTCATGAGCATTGCGATTCCATCGCTGTACAGCACATCGCAGGCGATGCAAACCCCAAGCGGAGGGCAGATGTCGGCGACGGCGCTTCTCCAGAAGGCAGCTCAGATGGGCTCCACCGCCACCAATAACGGCGGCGCCTCGTCGTCGCTGCTGAAGAGCTTTGGGAAGTCACCCGACCACCACAGTTTCGGTGGCAGCAGCGTCTATGGAGGGAGCAACAGCGGCGGCGGCAACCATCTGCACGACTTGATGATGAACTCCAtcgcggcggcggagggaggCTTCGAGCAGGCGGAGATGGAAGAGTACAGAGGGTTCCATGGTGGGAATAGCAATAGTCAGCAGAGTGGATTCAGCAGCTTGGAGCAAGCGGGGAGGCTGACGAGGGATTTTCTTGGAGTTGGAGAGATTGTGAGAAGCGTGAGAGAGCAGCAAAGTGGGATGGATCATCTCGGCTCTTTGGATTTGCAGGGAAAAACCCAACCTTTTGGAGGGGGGAGTTTTCAGTGAAGGGATGGGATgcgggttttggatttaaatgaagaaagagaTATCATCATTTTACAGGTATTCTTGCTTTctattctatatatttttagtcaatTAATATccatactttttttatatacactTATACAGATATTTCACTGCACCAAAATACCAAATGCATGCTTTTGTCTACCCCAGAATTGTCACAGGAATTATTTTGTTGAGTACTACATATTATGATTAATGATgagatattattatatttcataaaaataaattaatttctatttttttagtacAATAAATGGCCAATGCTCATAAAAggtaaaacataaattaaattaatccatgaaaatgcatttgtattttaaatgaaagtTATCCATACATATTTGatgtatgaaaataaaaaagacaagaTGCCTTCATTTTTCTACACTACTccagtattttttttcttggtgTGTTCTGTAATTCCCTCAAAAATATTGGTGTGTTCATTCATTAAACTTATGTAGAAACCATAATTTTTAAGTTAGGAAATTAATTGGTTGACTATTGATGTATGCAGGAGATCGAGCGGCTTGATTGAAGAAGAAGGCTAGCTTGTGTTTCAACAGTGTATATGGATGATGGATCCGAACCCCGAAAAAAGTTTTTTCTTCTGCTCTTATAATTTTTAGGTGCACTAGAAGAAGGAACGTACCTCAAActtgttgttttaattttgtagtgTGAcaatttttgttcttttaaccttttgaatgaatattttGAGGGAAAACATAGAAAAAGAATGTACAACTGTAGAAGTTCAAAAAGAACGTTTCAAGTGAAAAtgatgttttataaatttatgaatgatCAAGTACTGTACAGCTTCCCTTCGAAGGATTTACTATGTTTTGGTAGTAGCTAAAaccgaaaatgaaaaatcatttacGATTCTCCGATTAATATGTTCATTTCGGCACAATTAATTTCCACTACCGGTATGATTCCAataacatgatttttattttaactcaCCATTAATATTCTCCTATTCctatatatagtatttgttttattgaatataattatgttactatatttttatatgtaagTTCTCACATTTTAGAAAGAATATAATTACAGTTGAATTATCCTCAATAGATTTCATACTATGGGGAATCGTAAAATTTAAGTATAGgtgtattaattatttaattatttgataatgtATTAATCAAAATAGATGTTTAATACATATGAATGcaaccaaattaattattaacatGTAACATAGAACTATAATGAacttgaatttaatttttatatatagctttgccactaataatatttctcATTGGCAATTTGAATCTAGGaaataaatgtatttaaaCTAGATATTTTCACTGTTGCATATTGATGAAAGAAGAaccataaaaacaaaacaaaagtttTTGAAAATCATTCCAGAAAGTAGAATGGCAACCATCTAGAAGCTGGCAAAAAACAATTATGACAGACCAAATACATAAACATTATTATGTGAGTTTGAAAAGATCCCCAACATGCACCCCTTTTTTTGTAGCAAACatcaataaattcatatatacaCTAAGTTGTCCTAGTtatctttgaaattttaggaTGCAAGTTCATAATGTTAATGGGACCATAGATCTACTCAGGAGTCTTCCTAAGATTATTATCTTATTACTTTATCGATActatttaattacatattgTCCTCAAATTGGGACCAGAGAAAACTACTATAttagaaatattattagttcataatgtattaattcattatgcatacatatatgtatgcatAATCCGTTCTCCATGCTTTCTTGAATAATAATGAACCAATCATgcaaaattttagtaatactTTGATACGATGCGTCTGTGGCCTGTGGGAATTATTGAGTTATAGGTGGCGAATTTATATACAATAAACACCaacttttattagtttaattatgCCTGTGCCATTTTCAGTTCACCACTTATATAAAGAACGACTTAGTACCTTTTGTACTAATACATTTTGTGATGATAAGAATACATacactatattaaattaatttcaaaacacACCCATGACCCATACAAGATTTTAACGTCATGTACAACAAAGTCGGGTTAATTGTGGAGCCTAAAATATCTCCTACCATATTTAGGATTTCTTTCCttgaattatatttctttGTGATAGATTTATTCCATAGAAAATATTTCCTTATGGAATATGTTTCCTAGTTTGACTAAAATTAGGGCTCTCTATTGTGCTTATAAATAGAGGTGTTCACTCATTGTAAAATCATCctaaaattatatagtgaaatccCTGGCTTGACATCGCCCCCAGACGTAGATACACTTTTTATCGAACTGGGTAAACAATTCGTTGTGTTCATTCTCCTTTATATTCGTGATTGCTTGTGTTTATTTCCCAACAAGTCCGCCATTAGTTGTCTCGGTTTGACTCgtctcaaaatttaaaaaatactccataataaaaagtgggtaaaaaatgttggatattttagtgtaattggattaacttgattgattggttattgttataatgatacatcatttaagtatggaggtgcggagtgcacgcttatttgaattcattatgatgttagGGATTTCGATATCGTTTCTTGTTCTCTATATTGAATCTCCCTAACaaagatcaaatcaaatatgTCGAACAAAGAAACGATGAAGGAAGGAGCGAAAGGTTTCGCGAAGTTGGATAAGTTTGGGCCAGGACTTCAGGCGCTGACAAAAGAAGATGCACTTCATGCTGACAAATCTCAAGGTGGTGTACGTTCTGAGTACTCCCATGCCCGAGGctgttgaaaatgaaactctGGAACAGACAAGGAGGCGAATGAAGTGGGAGAACGATGACTACATATGTCGTGGTCACATCTTAAACGGTATGTCTGATTCTCTGTTTGATGTGTATCAAAATGTTGAATCTGCTAAGGAATTGTGGGATTCCCTCGAAGCCAAATATATGGCAGAAGATGCCTCTAGCAAGAAATTTCTTGTtggtaattttattaactataaaatggtTGATTCGAGGCCTGTCATGGAACAATACAACGAGTTGTTGAGGATATTGGGACAGTTTTCCcaatatgatatgaaaatggaTGAATCCATTTCTGTCTCTAGTATTATTGATAAACTGCCACTTCTtggaaggattttaaaaataatctgaaACACAAGAAGGAGGAATTGAACTTGGTCGAACTTGGAAGTGATTTCCAGATTGAACAGTCCATACGTGATATGGAAAAGAGTTCTGTAGGTAATACTAAAAACATCGTTGGTTCTTCTGTGAACATGGTGGAAGAGGGTGAATCCTCAAAGGCTGGTAAAGAGAAACGTAAGTTTCAAGGCAAACGGAAGTTTCAAGGGAATTACAGTAAGGATGGGAATAAGAAGCCCAAACTGACTTGCTGGAAGTGTGGCAAATCCGGGCACTTCAAGAAGGATTGTAAGTCTGGAAAGGGTggaggaaaagggaaaaacgaGGCTGGTCCAAATGGATCCAAGGATCCTGAAAAGCAATCAGGTTCGTTTTCTGTACCTAATGATCATTCGGTTGAGAATTATTATGCATCAATAATCTCTGAAGCATTTTATGTGCAGGATGATGATCTCTCATGGTGGATTGATTCGGGTGCAACATGTCATGTATGCAAGGATCGTCAATGGTTCAAGGACTTTAAACCAATTGAAGATGGATCTTCCTTGAAGATGGGCAATGTTGCAACTGAACCAATCAAAGGAATAGGATCTGTTAGCCTAGTATTTACCTCTGGAAATTCTTTATTGTTAGAAAATATAGTTTATGTACCTGGAATTCGTAAAAacttagtgaaatgtgataaGTATCTATCagtatattagtttttataataatttgtgAATAAACAAAACTAATTGAATGTAAAATCTATTAACATAAGAATATAGTAAATATAAATGAGATATTATTCGTGGGCggatagaaatagaaaattgagCTAATTAATAACAGGCGGAAGGGgtgtttaatataattatgggtaaatataattaatgcgtggttatttaaaataaatcaatttacaAAAACCAAGATATAAATACGAAAATAGAAGCTAAAATACGCCGGAAAATACAATCACGAGTctacatcaatttttttattcctaataagaaaattaaaccGTTGTCTTCTTAGAATATCCATACTGTGCGATGGTCTTTATTCTAATAAATgactatttttcttcttcacgaGCTTCTTATTAGATTTGAATAGATAATTTAGTAACTCTTCTTTTCATTATCAATCATGCGAATTAAGAAGCTACTCATTGAATATTGGTCGGTGAGTTATGACCTTATTTGGTTAGATTAATGTTATTCGTTTGTTTAAGAAGACCGTACACTGAATTCAATAACTTTGGTTTGGATATTTTGAGCACTATTTGGTCTTATAAAACGCTGAAATACTTTTCAATACTATATTATGATAGTTCTAGATAGGGATCTAAACGACAAAGTTAAGAACATGTTGATTAAGTTGACGAAAGGCTGTAAAAGTAATTAGTTGCCTAAATAGCAAATATCGGTCAATTAAACCGTAGCTATTATGTAATTCtcaatttgttaattaattataccaaataaaaatgacttgaTTCCacctaaatatataaaaaaaattaaaaaaaatgacttgaaGACCGAGATTATCACGTACCTTCCAAGAAACTTCCTTCAAGAATTGTAGGTGCCCACAATtctattgtattttatttagaaaataacaCACACAAACTATAATTCAACAAGTCACAACTTTAGGTTACGATTCAATTTAATCTGCACCCCACACATTCCCTACCTTTATATGctggagtatttttttcaatcaataattttttcgtTCACGcgatcataaattttaaaaagatgaaaaaagaaagagaaagaagaataatCAGAGAAAATACATGATAAAGCAAAAAAACGCAGGTCAGGATTATAATCATTAGAAAGTttaaattccaataaaaaggaaaaaaaaatcacattatgAAATCattgaacaaagaa
The genomic region above belongs to Salvia hispanica cultivar TCC Black 2014 chromosome 3, UniMelb_Shisp_WGS_1.0, whole genome shotgun sequence and contains:
- the LOC125214482 gene encoding protein indeterminate-domain 5, chloroplastic-like isoform X2 — protein: MKTSSHSSSSSFSLQQPRRRRRTRGGGTSREIQANPDAEVIALSPKTLMATNRFVCEVCNKGFQREQNLQLHRRGHNLPWKLRQKSTKEVRRKVYLCPEPSCVHHDPSRALGDLTGIKKHYSRKHGEKKYKCEKCSKKYAVHSDWKAHSKTCGTREYRCDCGTLFSRRDSFITHRAFCDALAQESARNLNAPSLTSIGSHLLGLSQHDQMNQGALSSHDILRLGRPGQQYETLVSPGGFRPSPRGLFLHPNHDHDHQDHQNQSPHSAMLPNKSSLQSLMQLPQLHMNNTANTSSNSSAAGLFNLSFFPGNNNNNAASTMDGGAHHSAAGDDSTLFSSGNLMSIAIPSLYSTSQAMQTPSGGQMSATALLQKAAQMGSTATNNGGASSSLLKSFGKSPDHHSFGGSSVYGGSNSGGGNHLHDLMMNSIAAAEGGFEQAEMEEYRGFHGGNSNSQQSGFSSLEQAGRLTRDFLGVGEIVRSVREQQSGMDHLGSLDLQGKTQPFGGGSFQ
- the LOC125214482 gene encoding protein indeterminate-domain 5, chloroplastic-like isoform X1; amino-acid sequence: MAASSSSPFLSLRDENEQPQQQQQLLPSAAAAAPANKRRRNQPGNPNPDAEVIALSPKTLMATNRFVCEVCNKGFQREQNLQLHRRGHNLPWKLRQKSTKEVRRKVYLCPEPSCVHHDPSRALGDLTGIKKHYSRKHGEKKYKCEKCSKKYAVHSDWKAHSKTCGTREYRCDCGTLFSRRDSFITHRAFCDALAQESARNLNAPSLTSIGSHLLGLSQHDQMNQGALSSHDILRLGRPGQQYETLVSPGGFRPSPRGLFLHPNHDHDHQDHQNQSPHSAMLPNKSSLQSLMQLPQLHMNNTANTSSNSSAAGLFNLSFFPGNNNNNAASTMDGGAHHSAAGDDSTLFSSGNLMSIAIPSLYSTSQAMQTPSGGQMSATALLQKAAQMGSTATNNGGASSSLLKSFGKSPDHHSFGGSSVYGGSNSGGGNHLHDLMMNSIAAAEGGFEQAEMEEYRGFHGGNSNSQQSGFSSLEQAGRLTRDFLGVGEIVRSVREQQSGMDHLGSLDLQGKTQPFGGGSFQ